DNA sequence from the Glycine soja cultivar W05 chromosome 18, ASM419377v2, whole genome shotgun sequence genome:
TACCCAGCGACAATAGTGTGGTGGTAAGGTCATGAAGGAGAAAAGAGGCCGTTGTTAGGAGGAAATGGCAGCAAGGACTATGGCGGAAAAGGGGAAATATTGTTGTGGTCTTGGAAGAGAAGAATGACAGCAGTAACAAGAATGGAAACAATGAGTATGAAAGGGGCCCACTTTTGacagaaaattttgaattaaagggGAGGGGGTCACATGACTATCTAGAAGATGAGGAAGGTGACAGCCCTTTATTGGGCTTTGCTGAAACAAAAGAAGGGAAAAATAATTGTCTGGGCTCTAAATTAAATGGGCCAGCCCTTAGTTGGAAGGTTTACTCAAGAAATAAATGGTGCAAAAAGCAACTGGGTCATAACAAAACAGATGGGCCCAAAGTTGGACAAATAACACAAACAAACAAGGAAGGAAAGAAGCCCAGCAATGACTCAGGTAAACACGAAACTTCTCCATTAGTGATGAGGGGTAGTGGGTTGAAGGAAGTTGTTGGATGGGAGGAACAAAACAGTGAACAACATGCAATAGGGGCTTCAACATTAGTTCCAAGTCCTACAACCTGTTACCAGGTAAAAGAAGCAACAATGAATTGGGTCATGGCAAAGAATTTGGGAGTAATTTGCAGTAAACAAGAGGGTTCAATGGTCTCTAAGATGATTAGTATGGAAGAAAGAGATAAGGAAGAGGCTCGAAGGTTGGGAAATAGGGAGGGTGACTAATGAAGATCCTAGCTTACAATATAAGGGGGTTGGGGAGGGGGGTAAAGTGGGCCTCAATAaggaaattagtaaaaaaaagaatgaattgaTATGTTATGCCTACAAGAGACTAAGAAGGAACAATTAGATAAGGCTGTATGCCAAGCTTTGTGGGGTGATTGGGATGTCAACTGGGAATTGCAGCCAACATGTAATAGTGCATGAGGAATACTATGCCTTTGGAGTGAACAAACCTTCAAACTGGAGAAGAAGTTCAGTGGCCGTGGTTTCATTTATTTGGAAGGAATTTGGGTTGCTGATGGTGCGAAAGCGACTATACTGAACATCTACTCACCATGTGATTTGGTTATGAAGAGAAACTTGTGGAAACAAATTAGACAattgagaaatgcaaacttgggAGGCCTATGGTGTATATTAGGTGActttaataacatcaaaagAACATCAGAAAGAGTAGGCATTTGTCAAAGGGGGCAAGATGAGAGGATTATGAAGGAATTCAATGAATGGATTGCAGACTTAGAGGTTGAGGATGTGCCTTGTGTGGGAAGAAAATTCACCTGGTATAGACCAAATGGGACAGCTAAAAGTAGATTGGATAGAACTCTTGTATCTGCTGAATGGTTTACTAAATGGCAAGGAAGTACTTAGTTTATAATGGAGCAGAATTTCTCAGATCATTGTCCAATTCTGTTGAGATCTTCAATTGTTGATTAGGGCCTGAAGTCTTTTCGGGTTCTAGACTGTTAATTTCAAGACAAATCTTTCAGGAATGTTGTTCGTGAGTGTTGGACAGCGAACTCTATAGGGGGTTGGGGGGGCTTTGTGTTAAAGGAAAAGATTAAGGGAGTAAAGCAGAGGTTAAAAGCTTGGAACCAGACTCGGTTTGGTGATACTCAGCATAAGCTAAGAAGAATTGAGCTGGAGTTGAACAAGCTGGAAAATGAAGGGGATGAAAGACAATGGAATGATCAAGAAGCTGCTAAAGCAATTGTAGGAGGATTTGTGGGCTACAACTCATTCTCATAAATCCATTTTAAGGCAAAAGGCAAGGAGTAAATGGATCAAGGAAGGGGATTGCAATTCTCGCTTCTTCCATCTGATAGTAAATTGTAACCACAGACACAATATGTTGAGAGGAGTGTTTGCTGATGGGTGTTGGATTGATGAACCTAGCAGGGTCAAAGAGGAAATTCAATAATTCTTTAAGAAGAGATTTGAGGAGATTGAGTGGGAGACCCAAATTACATGGGTTCAGATTTCAGTCTATTGGCTAGCAGCAAAATGAGTTATTGGTGGAGCGCTTTGATGAGAAAGAAGTCAAGGTTGCATTGTGGGAATGTGGCAATGAGAAGAGCCATGGACCGGATGGGCTAAATTTTAAGTTTATCAAGGAATTTTGGGACTTTATCAAACCTGACTTGCTCCATTTTTTGGATGAATTCTATGTTAATAGAGTATTTTTGAATGGAAGCAATGCTTCATTCCTAGCATTGATCCCTAAGGTTCATGATCCCCATAATCTCAATGAATATAGACCTATCTCATTAATAGGTTGCATGTATAAAATTGTGGCTAAACTGCTATATCAAGAAGGCTGAAGAAGGTGATGCCAATCATTATAGATGAGCGACAAATTGCTTTCATAGAGGGTAGACATATGTTGCACTATGTAGTTATTGCTAATGAAGCGGTTGAGGAAACAAAAAGATGTAACAAGAGCTGCCTAGTGTTCAAAGTTGATTACGAATAAGCATATGACTCAGTAAGTTGGGACTTTTTGTTGTACATGTTGAGGAGGATGGGTTTCTGTTCTAAATAGATTTGCATGAATTCATGGTTTTCTCAAATCAGCTTTTATTTCCATATTGGTTAATGGGAGCCTCATAGCTGAGTTCACTCCTTAAAGAGGACTCAGACAACGGGATCCACTAGCCCCACTTTTGTTCCATATTGTTGCAGAGGGGTTATCTGGTTTGATGAAAGAAGCATAGGAGAAAAATCTGCTTGAAGGTTTCTCAGTTAGAAGAAATAATGTGAAAATAAGTATATTACAGTTTGCAGATGATACAATTTTCTTCGAGGCAACAACGATGGAAAATGTAAGAGCAATCAAGGTGATATTGATGAATTTTGAGTTGGTATCAGGGTTAAAGATTAACTTTGCAAAAAGTAGTTTTGGGGTGATTGGGATGTTTTAGCAATGGATGAATAGTGCTGCAAGTTATTTAAATTGCAGattgttgtttttatcttttccttACTTGGGCATCCCTATTGGGACAAACCCAAGACGTAGTGCGACTTGGGATTCTATTGTTAAGACATGTGAGAGAAAATTgtcaaaatggaaacaaaagtATCTTTTTTTTGGGGGTAAGGTGACTTTGATAAAGTCAGTCCTGAACTCGATccctatttatttcttttcttttttcagggtTCCAAAGAAAGTGGTGGATAGGTTGGTGAGGTTGTAGTAGTGGTTTTTGTGGGGAGGAGACACAAAGCAGAAGAAGATTGCATGGGTGAATTGGGGTTCAATCTATTGTCTACCAAAGGAAAAAAGGGGGTATGAGAATTAGGGATCTGGTGAAATTCAATTTTGCTCTTCTCGAAAAATGGCATCGGAATTTGTTTCACCACCTAGGAGAACTGTGGGCTCAAGTTTTGGACTCAATATGGAGGATGGAGGAACTTGGATGAGGCAAGAAGGAACAACATATAATCTTTATGGTGGCAGGACCATAGTTTCATTTGTCATTCGACTGAGGAGGGGAGCTGGTTTAAAAGTGGGACAAAATGGAATGTTGGGTGTGGATCAAAGGTGATGTTTTGGGAGGATGATGGAAGGAAGATGGTATACCGTTGATGGAGAAGTACCCTAGACTTTACCACATTTCTCAACAGCAGTACCAATATATCTAGTAGATGGGGATGATTTCAGATGTAGATTGGGAATGGAAATTGCAGTGGAGGAGATTCCTTTTCAAAGGTGAAATAGACATGACTTCTAAGTTTATGGAGGTAATAGAAGGTCTCCTTGTACAAACTTAGCGACAAAACAATTGGGTCTGGAAATGAGATTTAAGTGGGACATATACAATAGGGAATGTGTACATGTTGCTTGACAGGGATTCGACAGATGAGAATCAGGATGGAGTCTTTACTGAATTATGGAAACTCAAAATCCCAAGTAAAGCCTCTTTCTTTGCTTGGAGATTAATCCAGGACAAACTGTCAACAATGATCAATTTTAAAAGGAGGAACGTGGAAATTAATGATGCCATATGCCCATTCTGCAGAGATAATGAAGAGGATGCAGCACATTTATTCTTCAGGTGTGCTTAAATCATGCCGCTTTGATGGGAATCGGTGTCTTGGATAAACATGGTGGGAGTATTCCTGCGAATTCCAAGACATCATTTCCTCCAACATTCCTACTGCAACTTTTCTGATATTAGGTTACAGAGATGGCAGACTTGGTGGATCTCCCTAACATGGTGTATCTGGCACCATAGAAATAGAGGATTGTTTTTTCAAACGACAGCTTTGACGATAAATTATTGACGGAGGATGCTCTATATTTCTGCGGGACATGGCTAAAAAACTTGGAAAAAGGATTTGACATCCCATTCCAGCATTGGTCCAGTTATATCAGGGGGATTAGCATATAGATACTGTGTAGTTAAGTGCCAAGCTTACAGTCAGATCTATGGTTACTTAATTCTTGCTGTATAGCTTGTATTAGGACACCATAGTTCTGCATTTTTTGGTGCTGGTTTGTATATACAACAGTACCCTTTGTACtgctattattattagtatataatataatcttacctttgctgataaaaataaataaataaattgcatacaaatacaaaattaccCCTACCTATATAAAGGTAAAAATTGGGAGGGTTACTgggtttttttcttaaaaaaaaagtagagcaTTGAATCAGGACACACAGATCCTAATTCTGCAATGAGCATAAAAACAGGGAAGGGGTGGAGATACTCTGCTCATTATCTGTACTACCTCAGTCTGAGACACAAACATGACACACAGTTGCCAGTGAAATTTTCGTTTTCCTCGTATTCCTGTCTTCTCACAATTTCTTTTCAGAATATCTAGGATTTCTTCGTTTTTTTTGGGGGTGGGGGGAACAAGTGTTAGTTTTTGGACACTTGATGATCTTCAAGTTTTAGTTCAAAGTTATTTTATTCTCGGTTCAGCAAGACCTTTTGTTTCATTCGTGGGTATTTCTTTGACAAAGCTGATCTTGGTTCTAAGTTTTAACTAAAATTCTAGTGATTTAACATTTTGCATACATGTAACTGCTTGGTTAACATGTTTCTTTTATTGCAACCTTGGTAGGTTACTCCTTCAGTTTATCGTGGATTGGCAAATCACCAGGAGAGGAGGAAGCAGAGCTGCTGTACCATGTTATATCTCTAGGCACATTTGAAAGAGTGGCACCGGAATGGATGAAGGAGGACATCATGTTCAGCCCTAGCATGTGCCCCATCTTCTTTGAAAGGATATCTCGTGTTATCAAGTTGAACCACTAGTGTTCTTTTGTAGCATTGATCCGCCGAATCTGTATTTACTGTACATATTAActgcttaatttttatttggagAACACTAAGTTGATTTTTGCGTGTAGATTAGTTTGTTTCTCTCCAATCCCATTTCATATTCCATTAGCTAATTCAAAGAATCTGTAAGGTTATTTGGAAGAGCTTGTATAGCTTAGCTCGTTGTGTACTACAGCAAGAATTTAATTAAGCTTATGAAGGGAACGTGATTTTAAGAAAGGGACTTATATTTCTTCGCAAGTTTTTTTTAACCTAGTTTTAGACAAGTTTTGAGGTAAATGCTATGAAAAGTTTATATGACAGTAGTAAGCTCTTGTAATTAATTTGCTTATTTCAATACACTCGAAGGGTCACATTTATTGTTAAAGGAGAAAATCATGATTACTTTCGCTTCTTAacatgatgatttttaacttaCCATGATGATATAAGGATGAAAAAACTAGTTAGTCTGTGAGTCTGTTGTAAAAAGAGGTTTTTTTATGTAGCATTGAATTGATACTAATACTGCATGATGATAGTGGCGTTTTCAAGtgtattatgtattttttacaaGTGAAATCCTGTCTGATACATCTATTTGATTAATCAATAGCATTTACTTAAtcagttaaatattttaaaaactttactACAACCAATTAAGTATATATTTGATAACTTATACAAAACCAGTTACATTCGTGACAAATTTTACTGTAATCAATcaactaaatatataatttaaagacATACagaatcatttaaatatttaacacatgttattacaatttttttaattatcataattagaaattttaactTTCTGATAGATTCTtacaaacttattttttttaatcaattatgagattaatattattgtcataaataaaaaaattaaatattcagtTATTCCTTTGCTTACCGAAGCACGTCATTGTCGTGTGACTGCTTGAGGCTTTGAGCCAAACAAGCTTACCCAATACACTTTTATTTAccaaaaatcaatcaaatcgAACAACACAttcattaaaaagtaaaaacaaaaatcaaatctaaatataCAATAATAAGTTAAACGCACGCAAACCCAAATTGGCTTTTGCGAGTGATGAAAAACACAGAATCGCGTTTGCGACTGAGGAATGAGTTTCCTGCAGGGTATCGTTGATTCCTTCAACTCCATCTTCATACCCGATAACAACAATTATCACGACACcaattctccttcttcttcttcttcctcaacgAATCGAATGGAagcttctcctcctcctcctcctcttcctccttcGGTTTCGAACGAGCGCGTTGCCTACAAGCTCAAAGGCTACTTCGATTTGGCGACGCAGGAGATCGCGAAGGGCGTTAGGGCTGAGGAATGGGGCTTGATCGACGATGCGCTTCTCCACTACCGTAACGCGCACTCGATCCTCCTCGAAGCTAATTCAACTCCCGTTCCGTCCTACATCACTTCCAGGCACTCACAATTTCACGCCAATTAATTGTTTCTTCGATGCAAAAGTAGGGTTTCTGAATGAGTTCTAATAATATGaatgtttttttgttgatggAATCTGTGGCAGTGAACAGCAGAAGGTGCAATCTTATCGAGAGAAGATATCCAAATGGCAGAGTCAGGTTTCTGAGAGATTGCAGACTCTCGCTAGACGAGCTGGTAGCTCATCTGCTAATCAGGTATGAATGTAGTTGGTGTTTAGATTTTCAAAGCAGAATGTGTTGTTTGCAGAGTTAGTTTTtgctttgttgttctgaaatttGAGGTTGAGATTGCTAAGTGTCATTGTAAGGAACACATTAACTGTTAAAACTGTTACCTCTGTTCCATGATGTTttagacttttttttcttcataattattgattattgatgTTGTACATCAAAGTCTCGTTAATTAAACTACCGAGACTGTGTATCAACTGACATGGGTTTGTTTCAGTGTAAACGGTTGTCTTGAGTTTGAGCTCTGAGCCTGAGTATGCAGttgtgttaagaaaaaaaaggtctgattaatttattgattttcacTTATATATCCTATTTAACAATTGTTACTGACTTACAATAGTAATTTATAACCAGTAATGAGCTATTAAATAAggtattttaattcaaatctaactattattttttacatatattaagtGCTTCTTAATCTGTGTTAACCTTAAACATCAATAGATATGGAATGGAGGCAGTGTTTTGTATCATAAATGAGGGGATTCGGATTACTTCCATGTAGGCAGTTATAGTTGTATTTTTAAGAAGTAATTATGTTGGCCAATGTTCAGAGTTCAGAGCCTTTGGACTTTTCAGCAACCCTGTTAAATTACAATCATCGAGTGTTCTTACTTCATATTTGTCATAGGGTACTAATTTTATGATTAGATAAACCTttaatgtttcttttctttttcctcaaaAATGTTTGCAGAGCACCTCAAAACTTGCCCAAACTGTGGCAGTTCCGATTAAGCCATCAAGTACTAGAAAAAATGTGTTACAAAAGCCCCCTCAAAGAACAGGTCAGGTGAATAAAGTTGGAAGCCCAAAATCTAGTCAAGGGTCTGGTGTAAATTATGATGACAAACTAGTTGAAATGATTAACACTGCCATAGTAGATAGAAGTCCTTCTGTTAGATGGGAAGATGTTGGTAAGAATCTATGCATGTTCGCTTCTTTGTTTTGTATATTATCATTTCTTTGATTATTAGTGTGGAAATGCAGCTGGGCTTGAAAAGGCAAAGCAAGCTTTAATGGAGATGGTTATTTTGCCAACTAAGAGAAGAGACTTGTTTACGGGTCTTCGAAGGCCAGCCAGAGGTAATGCCATAGGACCTCATTTCATTTGGTTTTATATTGGATCATGGTGAAAATTGTAGAATGAAAATGCCAAATATTGACATTGCTGAACATTTGTTCTAGGTTTGCTTCTCTTTGGTCCCCCTGGTAATGGAAAAACAATGCTTGCCAAAGCAGTGGCTTCAGAATCACAAGCAACATTTTTTAATGTCACAGCAGCTTCCTTGACATCAAAATGGGTATGTCTCTATTTGTGTATCAGTTGGAATTATAAGGTCTTAGTTATAGAAGGaggaaaaggaaataaaagaaacttAATACATGGAGATTTGACGTTTTACTTGATTTGATATGATGCTTTATGTGTTACAAAATCCTTATTTAAACTAATGCTAGGTATAATTACAAATCAtgaaatattagaaaatatggaAGCTAATCCCCAACAGGTAGTCCTAATCCTAGATATTCTGAattattccaaaataaaatcaagatattatTGGATAATTTTTCAGATATTCTAGTAGTATCCTTGTTTAACTCATTTATTTCTTATGTTAATATGTTTAAGGAATGGTTATGACTTCAGAAGTTTCTCCATGATTAACTTGTGCTCAATAGGTGGGTGAAGGTGAAAAGCTTGTCCGGACACTATTCATGGTAGCTATATCCAGACAGCCATCTGTAATTTTCATTGATGAGGTATTTCTCATGTGTATAGATAAAGAAATTGTTCTCCCCCTACTAAACATGACTAGAAAGACATCATAGAAGAATATGTTTAGGGAATAGGGAATATTTTTTTAGCTTGCTTTAGAAGCAATGAACCACTTCAGAATCAATTCTCCCAGAGCTTTGTTTGATAActatttgaagttttgaaaaTGTCCAAATAAATGTACTCTGCATTTCAACTATTTTTGCTTGAAACTTGGTTCAGAGCACAACATTAATTGTTGAGAGAAAGAAAGCAAGAAACATGTGATGAATTCTGTGTGTCAATTAAACAATGGAGGCTATTATATACAATAAGTGTCATGTCATAAATACAAAGATTACAGTAATCCAAACCTAATTAtcttgattaaataataataataataataatatatccaCACACCCTATTTACTTTATTTCTAACAAATTTCATTGAACTACTATTCTTAAAGAGCGTAGAgcgcttttttttaaaatgatgtgGCTAAGGATCCCTTTTGATAAAAGTTGTATCTAGTAATTTTATCTTCTAACTGAATTAGTTAATgacttgaaatatttattaagattgATGATGCATATAACTCATATAAGCATGGTTATGAAACTCTTGAGTTAACTCGTTAACTCTTACAAGTTTACGAATCCACTTACCCTCTGTGAGTTGACTCATAAGTAAACTCTCTTTTTAGTAGACTCTGGGTAGATTCTATAAACTATAAAGTAAACTAGgtagactctcgagtttaccaccaagttaaaaaaattagaccaaaatgtaagtAATTTTGGGTTATTTTCTGTCTGTTTAGTGTTTAACATACCTTTCTTTAGTATGTtgtttccaaataaaaaaaatgtcacatttaataacatcaaacccctTGTTCTCTAATAATATCAAACCCTTAATAGAAATgatctaccactactataacatctgcaagttattatctagtagtgatgcattactagatttggttatttaagtattgtgaaatttatgatttactattttgttttattatattgttgaaatgtctAATTGGtatattatttatagatattttattattatttttatatgaagtagacCCTTACGagcatggttatcaaactcttacgagtttatgaGTCTACTTATTCTTTGTGAGTTGACtcttgagtaaactctttttttaataaactctataaactctaagtaaacttGATAAACTCTCGAATTTACCACCGAGTCAACGAgtcaataagttaaaaaaattagaccaaaatgtaagtcatttttggttgttttttgTCTGTTTAGTTTtcaacataccttcatttagtgtgttattcttaaatacaaaaattctcacctttaataacatcaaacccttgTTCTCTAATAATATCAAATCCTCGATAGGAATGATCTACCATTACTATAACATTTGtaagttattatctagtagtgatgcattactagacttggttatttaagtattgtgaaatttatgatttactattttactttattatattgttgaaatgtttaattgttatgttatttatagatattttattattatttttatatgaagtggaCTCTTACAAGTCGAGTTTATGAAACTCTCACGAGTCTACGTAAACTCttgagtttgataaccttgctTACGAGTCTACATGTTGAGTCCACGAGTCGAGTTTATAGAACTCTCACGAGTTTATgcaaac
Encoded proteins:
- the LOC114394504 gene encoding spastin-like, which produces MSFLQGIVDSFNSIFIPDNNNYHDTNSPSSSSSSTNRMEASPPPPPLPPSVSNERVAYKLKGYFDLATQEIAKGVRAEEWGLIDDALLHYRNAHSILLEANSTPVPSYITSSEQQKVQSYREKISKWQSQVSERLQTLARRAGSSSANQSTSKLAQTVAVPIKPSSTRKNVLQKPPQRTGQVNKVGSPKSSQGSGVNYDDKLVEMINTAIVDRSPSVRWEDVAGLEKAKQALMEMVILPTKRRDLFTGLRRPARGLLLFGPPGNGKTMLAKAVASESQATFFNVTAASLTSKWVGEGEKLVRTLFMVAISRQPSVIFIDEIDSIMSTRLANENDASRRLKSEFLIQFDGVTSNPDDIVIVIGATNKPQELDDAVLRRLVKRIYIPLPDENVRKLLLKHKLKGQAFSLPSRDLERLVKETEGYSGSDLQALCEEAAMMPIRELGADILTVKANQVRGLRYEDFKKAMATIRPSLNKSKWEELERWNEDFGSN